The genome window aagttgttatcatgaaaaaataaatgtaccagtcgatatcgataattGTCCCGATAATTATCACATCCtttttctttcatatttgaaacttcaaacttctgtgaataaataaattactctCTTCCAATTCAAagattgagtttgatttatttaataaaggagagcacatattaatgaatatattcatgttaatgaacatatatatgtaaatatgtaagattgtacccgagggctaatttccatctttagtcccttgtgcaggttgaaggagaacaatgacacatacatacgcacacacccttactttataagaaaagagaacatACAATTTGatggttttaaaaagtatttttgttgttctgttgtgcaataaagataagacaactccctccttacactatgaaaagtaaagaataaaacccacAGAAATTTTGAtaggcgtctttatttttataaatttgcattCAAACCAAAACTTGCTATGCAATaggaaataaagaaaattatcaactGAAGAAATCATCATTGTTAACAGAgtattttcagcctcagaaaaagaaatatgaccatttacaaatacatatataaataaataaataaaaaaagttgagaTGAATTTAACCTATTGGGAAACATCTTGATATCaaggaagaaaaatattacaggctgtcctcaaatgaggacagtgggttaaggacattttcataaaggctgctctttgcacatttacaaggcattaaaaaaaaagtaagaaaacgccagggagaattcacttggatcttttagtggatcgGATCTCTGTTGTCTTGCATCTCACAATCGCTCATTTTGGTCGTgatattgtccttttgcgtttaTGCTTCGTGTTAGCCTCtgttgctaacatgctaaaaacacgtttcctcttctcctgagcgttggtctggaattGGCGTTCATATTGCAACCACGCCCCCGCTCTCTGTGGAGattgggtggtgtaattgcagtttaaaattatcgaatttttatggaaagtttttaatattatcgttgacaaagATTATTTtgcgataattatcgttattgtATTATTGCCCGGCTCTACTTACAAGTCACTGTCTTTTGATTTCTCTGCAGTTTCTAATGATTTGGGGGGGCTTTATGGGTCagttcctgttaattttggggcaattcAAAGAAGGCTTTCTTTCTCATAAATAGAGATATTGAGAGAAATattatttgatttgaaaatcaACAAAGAGTAAATTGAAGGTTTTCTTGTGCTGATGGAAATGAATGGAGTTATTGAAATtgtcattgattcatttttaacactgcttattgTCGTCAGGGTCGCAGGAGCAAAATACTACTACTCATCCTCCTTAACAGGTCACCAATCAGTTGGTCAGGCACATGCAGAAACAGAcgtcacaatcacaccgccagtGAGTGGGAATTGAGTCCACAATGTCGCTATTCAAATCAagcaaatgaaccactacacatcATCATTGACGCATTGAAATTGTATAGGGAAGGTATTGCCAAAATCTGGCTGCTAACCTTTGTTAAGAttcgtttttttaatgcttcATGCGTGAATTATGTATCAGTAGCAATCTGCAAACTAGAAATGTTTTCGCCATTGCCATTTTCtgtccaaaagaaaaaaatgtgattttgacGCAAAAATGTCGGAATACATTATAAAAtagagggtgttttttttacaaacagaaaaggctatataaaaatattttttacaaaagaatTGTGTGTTGCAGAACAccaattgtaaataaaaaaacaaaaaaaaacaatatgtccccaaaaaatcaagttgaaatgtccattttataaaatacaggtaaaaaaacatttacattacCAAAGTCAAAGAAATTAAGTGTGCAGGGGAAGAAACAACAAACTAGTGTCACGAAATAGAAAAGTCTGAGAGGGAACAGTTTGCATTGCATGTTGTTTTGCCAGTCAAATACAAGaccggcaaaaaaaaacaagcatttttttgtttatgtttacCCATGCAAGTTTGGGTGTGTGCATGTTTCTGTGCAAGCGCTTAGCATGCTACTTCCTTCtccgtctttttttcccctctttattGGGTTGTAAATGAACTAAAACTCATGCCCATGAGTAGAAGTCACAAACAAAATGTGACtggaaatgggggggggggggggggggggattaatCATTAATCATGAGATAATTGTCATCATCGCTAACCCTTTAAAGCTgaggtggcgaacaagttggacacaaagagcaaacattttaaactgtgaaagtcaaagagccacacaatGCAGTGACCTgtcaaaacagacagacacacacagaaaacCACCATtgaaaccatattattcaccataacactttcttccccttacttaatatttgtttttaatgggccctgatgaatttgagtgttttaagacagaatgaaaataagagaaacataaaATGAGGCAAAgggccacagtatatacaaaatatgataggaAGCAAAGAGCTGTATTCATTTTGGActcgtgttcgccacccctgctttacagaATAGTCAGCATGGGATATAATCTCACTCAGTGGCTGTAAAACTGACCAGCGGACAGTTTAGGGTGTACAGTCATGGCCAAAGGTTTTGAGAAtgacacaaatattacattttcacaaaatcTGTTGCTTCAGGGTTTTTAGATGTTTTCTAGATATTTCTGTGGTATAATGACTTTCAATTTGAAGTATTTCACAACCATCAAAAGCTTTTGTTGAGAATTACATgcaataggtcaatatttgcagGTTGACCCTTCTTTTTCAAAACCTTTGCAATTCTCCCTGGCATGCTATCGATCAAATTTTGAACCAAATCCTGACTGATGACCGTCCATCCTTGCATGATCAATAGTTTGTCTGAATTTGTGGGTTTATGATTGTCCAACCGCCTCTTGAGGATTGACCACAAATTCTCAATGGGATTAATATTGGGAGAGTTTCCTGGCCAAAGGCCCTaaatcttaatgttttgttccCTTAGCCATTTTTATGACCTTTGCTTTATGGCAAGGTGCTCCATCATGATGGAAAAGGCATTCTTCTTCACCAAATTGCCCCTTGATGGTTAGGAGAGAGGTTCAATTGACACCAAACAGGCTCCATGGAACCAAAGAAAGTCCAGCAAGCGGCAGGAAGTTGAATCTCCTGAAATTGTTTCAGCTATGGGATCCGGCCACCACCAGTACAGAGCTTGCTCATAAATGCTAGCCGGCAGGTGTGACTGCATTTGCACGCTCAGTAAGGCGAAAACTTTTGGAGGAAGGCCTAGTGTCAAGGAGGGTAGCAAAGAAGGCATTTCTCTCTAGCAAAAACGTCAGGGACAGACTGATACTCTGCAGAAGTTACAATGACTGGACTGCTGAGGACTGgggtaaagtcatttttttctgatgaatCCCCTTTCCGATTGTTTGGGGCATCTGGAAGAAGGTTTGTTCCGGTAAGATGAAGTGAGCGCTACCATTAGTCTTGTCTCATGCCAACATTAAAGCATCCTGAAACCATTCATGTGTGAGGTACTactaattttggggcatttctgaaTTACTTCCTATTGGTTTTAGTGCACTTATAAGTCACTCattgttgattttgagtcaaTTTATGATGCTTTAGAGCAATTACAGGTCACTGTTGGTTTTATCCCAGATTTTGAGGCATTGCTGGAGTCACTTCTTGGTTTTTGGGCATATACGAGTCTCtgtctgttgattttggaccaCTTTCTGATGATAATGCTGCTTTGccaagtcattttgcattaaaaaatatgtaaaagtaaaaaataatatccaccaatttgaaaaaaatgtgtggcAGGAACTGGTGAAAGTGGCAAAAGTACATTCATCAAACAGATGAGGATCATCCACGGTGGAGGCTATAACGAGGAAGAGAAACAAAATTACTCCAAGATGGTCTACCAGAACATCTACACGTCCATGCAGGTCATGATCCGAGCCATGGAGACGCTGGACATCCCCCTCCTGGACATGAGCCTACAGGTATAACCTCTTGCTTCCAAAGATGATGGGCATTTGCGCACGTTTCTCTGCTGTACATTAGGCTAGCGCCGACATGCTGCTGGGTGTGGAGGTGCTCAAAGTGGAGTTCCTGGATAAGGAGCATGTGGTGGCTATCCAGAAACTGTGGAACGATGCTGGATTGCAGGAATGCTTCAACCGCCGCCGGGAGTACCAGCTGTCAGACTCCACCACATAGTGAGAAAATTTTGCTGCGGAAAATGGCTAAACCATTCTGACCAAAAATCATCATTAGAATGATTAACATCaaattatttaacaaaaaaaataatcacagttTAACCATTTTATCTGGCATTGAGTTAACTCAAAGGCTGCCACTGATGGTGCTGGGCGTTCAATAGAGTTtaacattttaactgggaggattGACTTCAAATCTTCAGCTTTAATGGTCATTAACGGCCCTTTCCATTTACTCCTCTCACGTTCCTTTAGCTACCTCACAGAATTGGATCGCATCTCACAGCCCTACTATGTACCTGACCTTCAGGATATCCTGAGGGTCCGGGTTCCCACCACAGGCATCATCGAGTACCCCTTCGACATGGAGACGGTCATTTTCAGGTACCACCTCCCACGAATGCGTCAGAATGGACAAAAAGACGTTGTGGTGGCAGGATGGTGGACGTGGGTGGCCAACGCTCCGAACGCAGGAAGTGGATCCATTGCTTCGAAGACGTCACATCCATCATGTTCCTGGTGGCGCTTAGCGAGTATGACCAGGTTCTGGTGGAGTGCAGCAATGAGGTGAAAGCATAGATGAACTCCACCCTTGAATGTTGCAAAATTATTGACCCAATctaacacaaacaaaatggcCTGTAATAACTCTAAAAGGTGAAGACAAGCAAAACTTGCCAAAATGGCATGACACTGTAACCTCtccaaaaaacatctaaaacatGGAGCAAAAAACTTTAGATAGCATGACAAGCACAAAGGTGAAACGTTTAGAAACCAATAccccaaaatgaagaaaaaattgaCCAAATATTACCAAGAATATGGCTTTTTCTTACTGAGAGTTTTTGTTACAAAACCGACAAACCACAAGAcccaaagatgaaaaaaaaactggaccaAATCTCACCAAAAATTAGAAACCTAATTTTAATCAAGGACTTGAATATgcaccagaattgatgatcaaAAGAAGCAATTTCTAAAACAATCTGAAGCTTACTGGGACAATTACAACTCTGGTGTATTCTGCCAGAACCGCATGCGGGAGAGCAGGGCCCTGTTCAAGACCATCATCTCTTATTCCTGGTTCCAGAGTTCATCCATCATTCTGTTCCTCAACAAGACCGATATCCTCCAGGAGAAGATCCAGCATTCCCACCTGGCTGAATATTTTCCGGAGTTTTCTGGTTAGTTTGTTCGGGAATCAGTGTCGTAGATATAGAATGATTCGAACTAGCTCTGTTAAGAGAAAATGCTGGTTCAACTCATTGAGTCTTTGGtcttaaaaagagaaaatgaaatatatagtaatcccttgaatatcggaTAAAAAAAGCGAACTAGGATCACCCCTATCATTACTACCATACGATATGTTTTtgcacctatacaaaaatacaagtacacaagtacaattatcaagaagtgtatttctTAAATGTTACaattataggcatatgaaaagactaatgtatatCTAAATCTATTCtatatatttagaaaaatgtaaatactttaagtactgtactcacagtgaaaatagttcctctccgctatTGAAATCTCCCCAAAACAGGTTagtgggagctttagtccaagtctttttcgtcagattcgagaggcattggatcatcgatggaatcttcggGAGGCGCCGTAGGGCAGCTTTTcaggaggagcttttgcgagaggttttcggcgAACCCGGAAGATattgatggggagttgtgaccgctgtttttttgtacaaatatgcttttgtcgaGGACATGagactgtcaagacgattgccatatTCCATGGCTAAGACcgtgttgtcatcaatctttgGGACACTTTGCTTCAAACTGTGAGGCACATTGAAAGTTTCTAGCTGATTTCTCAAAGTACTAAGACCACGTTAATCATCGTTATTGCGGTCAttgtttgggggggaaattaaacttccacttcgctcctcCACGTCGTCCaaggagctctattttcgggtAAATGCAACGACGTCAGCCTGCTGCCCGGACTaaaatggaatctcaacttccacaTTGCCCCTCGGGTTGTTCAGCTATACTCGCCATCCAAAGGGCTCTATTTTTGGTTAGGCAATGGCCCCGGGCAACGTCATGGCGGACCATGACGTCGCCCGGGGCTCACATTTctgaagaaagaaaaacttCACCGAGGCTCTCTGATTGCAGTTTGCCGTAACAGTAATGTCTTCCACCATTTTCTTGGtggcaagtggaagacagggaAGTGCCTTCCACTTGCGagcatggatttttacatttttatgaacttttttttatactaaaTCCGCAATTTAGTTTAATAATGAGGCTAATGCATGGAAATGAAAACTGGTCCtcagggggtgcaggttttcattccaatcgaTTAAGAGGATATAATTTTACCAATCTAGTATCGTAAAAGTATATAAACAGTCAACTTCTGCTTGTTCCAGAagaacctcattggttaaactgttcaTGATAGAAAAAtcgaaacaaaaacctgcacccagtgGGACTCTTTGTTTGAACACTCCTGGGCTAATGTTTGTGAATTAGGTCCTCGACAGGATGCAAAAGCTGCTCAGGAGTTCATCTTGAAGATGTACCAGGAGCAAAACACGGACAGAGACAAGAAGCTCTACCCACACTTCACCTGCGCCACCGACACAGAGAACATCCGCTTTGTGTTCACCGCTGTCAAGGACACCATCCTGAGACAGAATCTGCAGGTCTTCAACTTGCTCTAAACAACACACCTCCATTATTTTACCCCTTGTACAACTGCATACTTTTAGTTAGTTAGTCCCTTAGTTTAGGCCACCCGatgatgcagtggttcttctgaCTGACttcaatcgtgaccggacgtttcgtcgacggacatttggtcgacggacacttcgtccctggacgtttcgtcgaacggacgtttggtcgacggacagttcgtcgaacggacgtttcatcgaacggacgtttggtcgacggattcgccgccggacatttcgtcgaatggACAATTCGTCgtcggattcgctcgctctcaaaattataatcatgagagagagaaagagaaagagagagcgtacagcaaggtgttgaaatactttatatggtaatttttatcaaacagagaacttgcaatacagcaaggtgttgaaatactttatatggtcatttttatcaaactaaTAAAAGTCTTAGAatacttttagcccgcgacGACGCCAGACAGCTCTCCGAACAGACAGATCGAGACTATTACTACTTTGAATATCTATAACAGGACCTAGACATCTGTCAGCCAAGGTTTCAATTCCTCAAGCCAAACCAACCCAGAATGATTTATGTCTAAGAAACATAGTATTTGAGAAAAAAGTCGTCTTTACAGCGCCCTTAGCCAAGCCAAGGCGCTATGGGACCCACGACATAAACCAAAAGGACTCCTCGGAGGTAATTTAAATATCAGAAGCATCTTGCCAAAGCGTGACCAAATTCATAATCTATTAAATAACTCCGGAGCTGCCAACCTCCTTCGACCGCATTTCAGgaatacccttgtcccatttccagaATTTATCTGGAGTGAATGCAATTCAtaaaaaatcgatataaaatgtaaaaaaaaaaaacggacaatttaaatcaaactgttattatcaggtttttacattaattgaaatattttttgcaaactattaaaaagtacagaataattaatttatttttgtgtttgggtccttctatgtgctttttacagtcagtaatacCACCATGTGTCATGCTGAAGTTACACATGCACgctgtgcaatgtgcaaatgttggtTGGTCTTTtaggagacggcttcaacatgggatatttcgatGAATATGA of Stigmatopora argus isolate UIUO_Sarg chromosome 5, RoL_Sarg_1.0, whole genome shotgun sequence contains these proteins:
- the LOC144073910 gene encoding guanine nucleotide-binding protein subunit alpha-14-like isoform X1; the protein is MAGCCCCMSAEATERKHISDRIETQIKKDRKNCQRELKLLLLGTGESGKSTFIKQMRIIHGGGYNEEEKQNYSKMVYQNIYTSMQVMIRAMETLDIPLLDMSLQASADMLLGVEVLKVEFLDKEHVVAIQKLWNDAGLQECFNRRREYQLSDSTTYYLTELDRISQPYYVPDLQDILRVRVPTTGIIEYPFDMETVIFRMVDVGGQRSERRKWIHCFEDVTSIMFLVALSEYDQVLVECSNENRMRESRALFKTIISYSWFQSSSIILFLNKTDILQEKIQHSHLAEYFPEFSGPRQDAKAAQEFILKMYQEQNTDRDKKLYPHFTCATDTENIRFVFTAVKDTILRQNLQVFNLL
- the LOC144073910 gene encoding guanine nucleotide-binding protein subunit alpha-14-like isoform X2, which codes for MAGCCCCMSAEATERKHISDRIETQIKKDRKNCQRELKLLLLGTGESGKSTFIKQMRIIHGGGYNEEEKQNYSKMVYQNIYTSMQVMIRAMETLDIPLLDMSLQASADMLLGVEVLKVEFLDKEHVVAIQKLWNDAGLQECFNRRREYQLSDSTTYYLTELDRISQPYYVPDLQDILRVRVPTTGIIEYPFDMETVIFRYHLPRMRQNGQKDVVVAGWWTWVANAPNAGSGSIASKTSHPSCSWWRLASMTRFWWSAAMRTACGRAGPCSRPSSLIPGSRVHPSFCSSTRPISSRRRSSIPTWLNIFRSFLVSGSFSPSLFRQIREALDHRWNLREAP